A segment of the Streptococcus dysgalactiae subsp. dysgalactiae genome:
AGCAGGTAAAACATTAGCCGGCAAGATGGCTCAGCTAGGGAAGCGGGTTGCCCTCATCGAGCAAAATGACCATATGTATGGTGGTACCTGTATCAATATCGGCTGTATTCCAACCAAATCATTAATTGTTGCAGCAGAATCTAATGCAACTTTCGAGCAGGCAATGGAGCATAAAGATACAGTTGTTAGTCGGCTTCGTCAGAAAAACAAAAACGCTTTAACAAGCTCGGGTGCTGTTCTTTACAATGGGAAAGCGCGCTTTTCAGCTAATAAAACAATTCTCATTGAAGCCGGTAGTGATCGACTTGAATTGGAAGGAGAAACAATTGTCATCAATACAGGGGCCGTCTCTAATCAGTTCCCAATTCCTGGCTTAGCTGATAGTCATCATGTGGTTGATAGCACTGGCCTTCTGTCCGTAAAAGAACAACCTCAACGCCTGGCTATTATCGGTGGAGGAAATATCGGGCTAGAATTTGCTAGTCTTTACGCTAAATTAGGTAGCCAAGTGGTTGTGTATGAGGCTGCTCCAGAAATCTTAGGACGTTATGAACCAAGTGTCGCTAAATTAGCAAAACGTTATTTAGAAGAAGACGGTATCAGTTTCCATCTATCTGCGTCGGTTGAAGAAGTTAGCAATAATGAGGCTGGTCAAGTTCTTGTTAAAGCTAATGGAGAAACGGAAGCTTTTGACCTATTGCTCTACGCTATGGGACGAAAACCTGCTACGGAAGATTTAGGATTAGAAAAAACCGATATCACAGTGACAGATCGTGGTGCTATTGCCGTTGATGATTACTGTCAAACAAGCGTTAAAGGGGTTTATGCCGTTGGAGATGTAACTGGTGGTCCTCAGTTTACTTACACCTCTTTAGATGATTTTCGAATCGTCCTTGGGCAATTAACAGGAGCTAGTACCTACAATCACAAGGAACGCGGGCCAATCCCTACAACGACCTTTATCGAGCCACCTTTATCTCAGGTTGGTTTGACAGAAAAAGAAGCTCAAGAAAAAGGAATTCCCTACAAAGCCAATGAACTTTTGGTGGCTAATATGCCACGGGCTCATGTCAATAATGATCTTCGAGGTCTCTTTAAAGTCCTTATTAATACAGACACCAAAGAGGTTCTAGGGGCGACCTTACTAGGAGCGCAGTCCCAAGAATACATTAATCTTATCAAGATGGCTATAGATAATCATATCCCTTATACTTACTTAAAACATCAAATCTTCACCCATCCATCAATGGCAGAAAACCTCAATGATGTCTTCAATATCTAATAACCATATTCAAAAACAAGCCTGTCTCAACTGTTACTTTCAGTAGAGGCAGGCTTGTTTAGTTATCTTTTCAGAAAGAGTGTGAACTATCTCACCCTAAGTTCGCAATGGTACACCCTGATCCACCCGCATTCTGTGGAGCATAACCAAAGCTTTTAACATGTTTGTTTCGTCTGAGGTATTTGGTAACAGCTTCACGGATTACACCAGTGCCAATCCCATGAATAATATCCACTTGGCTCATGTTATTTAAGAGAGCTTGGTCAATAAAGGCGTCTAGTTCTTGCATCGCTTCTTCATACCGTTTGCCACGCAAATCCAGACGGGCACGAGGACCACCACCAGTAGCAGCCTTCTTGACCACGTTGATAGCTTTTTTCTTTGGTTTTTGAGCTTCCTCAACAACCTTCACAAGACTAAATTCATCTTCTTTGAGGGTCATTTTGATCAGTCCAACTTGTGCTTCCCACTTCTTATCTTTGAGTTCTTTTACCAAGGTTCCTCTTTGGCCATAGGCTGTTACAATAATATCGTCTCCTACTCGAGGAGCTCGTAATTGCTTCGCTTTCTTTAGGACCTTGTTTTGAGAGAGACTCTTTTCTGGCACTAACTGTTTGAGTTGCCCCTTGGCTTCAATAACTTCGTGAGGTTTAAGTGCAGCTTTGTCATGCAACTGGTTTAAAATACTGTCACTTTCTGCTAAAGCTAAGTCTACAATCTCACGCGCTTCAAGGGTAGCTTTTTCAATTTCCTTATCTTTGGCCTGTGAGAACTCATTGTACAATTTTTTGACCGCACGGTTAAATTTGAGGTTATCTTGCTCCACTTCTCGAATATGGTCAAGCCGCTTACGACTCTCCAAAGTTTGTTTCTCTAACTGTTCGATAATACGGTTAACATCACTATCGGTGTCCGTCATGGTTTGAGCTTCTTTGACAATGTGCTCTGCCAACCCAAGTCGTCTAGCAATTTCAAAGGCATTTGAACGACCTGGAACACCCTGCATAAAGCGGTAAGTTGGTTTTAAACTCATGCTATCGAACTCCATACTGGCATTTTCCACATAGGGAGTTTCGATGCCATATGCTTTTAGTTCAGGGTAATGGGTAGTCGCCATGGTTTTGACATTAGTCAAGCGTAACTGCTCCAAGATTGCCATAGCAAGACTTGCTCCTTCTTGCGGATCTGTTCCTGCCCCCAGCTCATCAAAGAGTACTAAACTGTCTGCATCAGCTTGATTCAAAATAGCAACAATATGAGTCATATGGCTAGAGAAAGTTGATAAGCTCTGCTCAATGGATTGTTCATCGCCAATGTCAGCAAAAATACCACTAAAAACAGCAACTTTGGAACCTTTATCTGCTAGAATAGGCAGACCCGATTGGGCCATTAGCTGGGCTAAACCTAGCGTTTTTAGCATGATGGTTTTACCACCAGTATTCGGACCAGTAATCACAATAACAGCCAAATCTTTAGAGAAATGCAAATCATTAGCAACTGGCTCCTGCAAAAGAGGGTGGCGCACATTTAACAACTGTAAACTTTTATCATCCGAAATAGCCGGAACCGTGGCCTTATTGTCTCTCATATAGAGGTATTTGGCTCTGATAAAATCCAGGTGCCCCAGAATCCAAGCATTATTGGTAAGAACTCGACTATGAGGTCTAATCAGGTCTGATAGGGTTTGAAGGACACGTGACACTTCATGACGTTCGTCGGCTTGTAACTGCGTCAGCTCTTCATTTAGTTGAACAAGAGCTCGTGGTTCAATATAAACCGTATTTCCTGAAGCCGAAATATCGTGAACGACCCCTGCCACCTTATTACGGAAGGTATTTTTGACAGGTAAGACACTACATCCGTTTCGGCTAGCAATCAAGCTTTCTGACAAATAGTCACCTTGCTTTTTGAGTAAATCTTGTAAGACATTCCGGCTCGCATGTTCTTTGTCTGAGATGCTACGACGAATTTTTTCTAACTCGGGACTGGCAAAACTTTCCACAAAACCACCGTCATTAATAGCCTGAAGACTGCCTTGAAGGCTAGGGAAAAGCTCCAGATTTTCAAATAAACGCTTCAAAGCTTGCAGCTGAACGTTTTCCAAATCAACATAAAAGCGACTCGCTTCTGCTGATACCTGAAGTATTTTTTTGACTGCTAATAATTCGGGAATGCTCAAATCAGCTTCCAGTTCCAAACGTCTCATGCTAGCTGAAATGTCAGACAGCCTGCCCAATGCAAAGTGATGATGCTCTACAAAAATGCCAGCCATTTCTTCAATTTCTAAAAAGTAATGTTTGATTTTCTCATGATGATTGAGGGGTTCGAGTTGGTCTAATTCACGGTTCCCCTGCTCTGTCTGCAGGTAGGCCCGAAATTGTTCT
Coding sequences within it:
- a CDS encoding FAD-containing oxidoreductase, whose protein sequence is MEHYDLVVIGFGKAGKTLAGKMAQLGKRVALIEQNDHMYGGTCINIGCIPTKSLIVAAESNATFEQAMEHKDTVVSRLRQKNKNALTSSGAVLYNGKARFSANKTILIEAGSDRLELEGETIVINTGAVSNQFPIPGLADSHHVVDSTGLLSVKEQPQRLAIIGGGNIGLEFASLYAKLGSQVVVYEAAPEILGRYEPSVAKLAKRYLEEDGISFHLSASVEEVSNNEAGQVLVKANGETEAFDLLLYAMGRKPATEDLGLEKTDITVTDRGAIAVDDYCQTSVKGVYAVGDVTGGPQFTYTSLDDFRIVLGQLTGASTYNHKERGPIPTTTFIEPPLSQVGLTEKEAQEKGIPYKANELLVANMPRAHVNNDLRGLFKVLINTDTKEVLGATLLGAQSQEYINLIKMAIDNHIPYTYLKHQIFTHPSMAENLNDVFNI
- a CDS encoding endonuclease MutS2, with protein sequence MDKKILEQLEFDKVKEQFRAYLQTEQGNRELDQLEPLNHHEKIKHYFLEIEEMAGIFVEHHHFALGRLSDISASMRRLELEADLSIPELLAVKKILQVSAEASRFYVDLENVQLQALKRLFENLELFPSLQGSLQAINDGGFVESFASPELEKIRRSISDKEHASRNVLQDLLKKQGDYLSESLIASRNGCSVLPVKNTFRNKVAGVVHDISASGNTVYIEPRALVQLNEELTQLQADERHEVSRVLQTLSDLIRPHSRVLTNNAWILGHLDFIRAKYLYMRDNKATVPAISDDKSLQLLNVRHPLLQEPVANDLHFSKDLAVIVITGPNTGGKTIMLKTLGLAQLMAQSGLPILADKGSKVAVFSGIFADIGDEQSIEQSLSTFSSHMTHIVAILNQADADSLVLFDELGAGTDPQEGASLAMAILEQLRLTNVKTMATTHYPELKAYGIETPYVENASMEFDSMSLKPTYRFMQGVPGRSNAFEIARRLGLAEHIVKEAQTMTDTDSDVNRIIEQLEKQTLESRKRLDHIREVEQDNLKFNRAVKKLYNEFSQAKDKEIEKATLEAREIVDLALAESDSILNQLHDKAALKPHEVIEAKGQLKQLVPEKSLSQNKVLKKAKQLRAPRVGDDIIVTAYGQRGTLVKELKDKKWEAQVGLIKMTLKEDEFSLVKVVEEAQKPKKKAINVVKKAATGGGPRARLDLRGKRYEEAMQELDAFIDQALLNNMSQVDIIHGIGTGVIREAVTKYLRRNKHVKSFGYAPQNAGGSGCTIANLG